The following proteins come from a genomic window of Palaemon carinicauda isolate YSFRI2023 chromosome 12, ASM3689809v2, whole genome shotgun sequence:
- the LOC137650862 gene encoding serine/Arginine-related protein 53-like, translated as MEEDLSGCFTFVDHPFTPPAPSTAVPEEFLQPSTSGTQQVLSKAPSVARTRFHGRSESSADESSVSSDEERCRRRRRKRDRSRRRRSFSRSPKESRYRRRRSRSPQKKCRRAESPQERWILVPESKLRDLSSVSGSVVRLTGDSPPRRASDSRKSASASDRKASSGRHKSRSKETQSAQRRESPPRTGSLDELARGVDRRVRVPPSNTFTEEPVPLSKALKVTGAPVSPEGLSRGSRQSGGARAVSSPHRRMEDVVEEGLSRGSRQSGDARAVSSPHRRTEDSAYRRVISLIRSHNKLVEPLPQEEDDWTSGLNRIMEEPVQRKLSLALPEARDVKLGRAHIDKVVTRNGDNSKGHSSAKLLQGLKSQSKYYAMEGRPHGASKLEDVLEVLGQGAPEDRAATAPIFSSQSESIMMEEMSKDLVNVTSWLDWWATTLVGTVPRSGWSLWILPSEKP; from the coding sequence ATGGAAGAAGATTTGAGCGGATGCTTCACTTTTGTAGATCATCCTTTTACGCCTCCAGCACCTTCGACGGCAGTTCCCGAGGAGTTTCTTCAACCGTCGACTTCAGGAACCCAGCAGGTGTTGAGCAAGGCTCCATCTGTTGCTAGGACCCGTTTCCATGGGAGGTCCGAATCGTCGGCAGATGAATCTTCCGTGTCGTCAGACGAAGAACGTTGCAGGAGACGTAGGAGGAAGAGGGATCGTTCCAGGAGGAGGCGGTCCTTTTCTAGGTCTCCAAAGGAGTCTAGGTATAGGAGGAGGAGATCTCGATCCCCACAGAAGAAGTGCAGGAGAGCTGAATCTCCACAGGAACGATGGATCCTAGTACCCGAAAGTAAGCTTAGAGACCTGTCTTCAGTCTCTGGCTCAGTGGTTAGGCTgacaggagacagtcctcctagaagggcctccgatAGCCGTAAGTCGGCTTCAGCCTCAGACCGAAAGGCCTCGTCTGGTAGGCATAAGTCCCGATCCAAGgagactcaatccgcccagcggagggagtcgcctccTAGGACAGGCAGCCTCGACGAGTTGGCTCGTGGTGTGGATCGACGTGTACGGGTCCCTCCGTCGAATaccttcacggaggagcccgttcCATTGTCAAAGGCTCTTAAGGTGACAGGGGCGCCCGTCTCTCCAGAAGGCCTTAGCCGCGGGTCccgtcagagcggaggtgcccgtgcAGTTTCTTCACCCCATCGACGGATGGAGGACGTGGTTGAGGAAGGTCTTAGCCGCGGGTCCCGTCAGAGCGGAGATGCCCGTGCAGTTTCTTCACCCCATCGACGgacggaggactccgcttataggagggtgatctccttaATAAGGAGTCACAATAAACTTGTGGAGCCTCTACCTCAGGAAGAAGATGACTGGACGTCTGGCCTTAACAGGATCATGGAGGAGCCCGTCCAGAGGAAATTATCACTGGCTCTTCCGGAGGCGAGAGACGTGAAGTTGGGGCGCGCCCATATTGATAAGGTGGTCACCCGCAATGGGGACAACTCAAAAGGTCACAGTTCGGCCAAACTGCTACAGGGCTTGAAATCACAAAGCAAGTATTATGCTATGGAAGGACGACCACATGGGGCTAGCAAGCTAGAGGACGTCCTAGAGGTGTTAGGACAAGGTGCCCCAGAAGACAGGGCGGCGACGGCACCCATTTTCTCTTCGCAATCCGAGTccatcatgatggaggagatgtccaaggatctCGTGAATGtcacctcatggctggactggtgggctactACTTTAGTAGGTACTGTACCCAGATCCGGATGGAGTCTTTGGATCCTACCAAGCGAGAAGCCCTAA